In the Besnoitia besnoiti strain Bb-Ger1 chromosome IX, whole genome shotgun sequence genome, CACGGCCCCGCTTGGCAGACGCGCTGGCGTTCCTCTGGCGGCCTTTGTCGTCGCACCACTCTACGCGCAGGGTGCGCCCTAAAACAGAAAACGCAACTTTGAAGCGCGTGTCACGCAGCTGACCGTGCAGCTCGACACATTTCAGCAGATGCCCGTGTCTGCGTCACAGAAAGTgagaagaggcgccgaagaaaacCGAAGCCTGCGCACGGGAGAACGCCCCCTGGCGTGCGCGCCCGGCTTCGAGCGCTCAAACGTTTGCTTCGCAGTAAAAAAAAAACCGGATGCACTCTTAACTGCAGGTGCGAGACGCGCAAATATACACACATGTACAGAATATACAACGCTTCGCACAggacatgcatgcatgaacGCTGGGTGGCGCCATCCTGTCGAAAGCCCGTCAAAGCCCACACGCGCCCCGACGACACGCGAGACACACATGCAGCTCAGAGTGGAATCGAGTTGCCTGACTGCAGTAATTCGACACAGCTGTGATGCAAAGAAGCAGCTCCTCACCCTTGAACACTCGCGCGTCCAGAACTCTGAAGAGAGCGTGGCAATCTTCTTCACGCTCGAACTCGACGTGGGCAAAGAGACTCTtcggtcgcgcgccgctggctctcgcgcttcggATGCTAAAACAAAGAAGAAACCAGGAAATACAACGCAGGAGTAACGCACAATGAAGGCAGTAGGTACGGAAGGAAGATGCGGCAGATATACGCCGAAAGAAACACGCGGGGTCTCGTGGTGCCGCAACCGGAAGGCAGAGACTCGAGTGGTGATTCTGCAGAGACAGGTGAGAAGGCCTGCCTTTGAGGCAGgcaagagacagagaagggggctaacgacgcgcagccgacggcgccgaagagcgaTGGGTTTGCATATGACCTCTCACTGAGCGTCTGAAGTCAAAAAGAAGCAGGGAACACTCCGAAACTTACTTCAGCGACCGGACTgtgcccgcggccgcgagcagcggGCGTAGCTCGGCATCGGTGATATCCACGGGAAGGTTTCCAACTGAAGGCAGACTCACGCAAAGAAAAAAACCGCGAAGTTGGGCAAGATAGTAAAAGTAGATCGCTCAGCATCCATAATGGAGAGGGGCGGGGttggaggggggggggggggggggggggggagggcagaGACGCTCGCACAGGAAGGGCTCAACCGCACACTCCACAACCAAGACGAGagatgcagagagagcggcgaaaCAGAAAGCGAAAGCCTGGGCGAAGCACGCTCTAACACGGAAAACACGTGCCATAGGGCACGATTTGCAAAGGTAGGCGGCTTACTGAACATTTTTCGgggtcgcaggcgccccGGAGACCTGTCGTCGTAGGAGccttcgcggctcttcgAACTCTTTCCTTCTCGCATGATGAAGAGCGCGGCAAAAAAAGATGAAACACCCAAGGTAACGGCAGGCCTAGCCTGGTCTCATTCTTCCCCTCCCGCCCCTGATGAGCGAGCCTGCTTTGAACGCGTCAGAtggaaagaagaaagcaaagACTTGTCCCCTACAGAACGGCGAGTTTTTACTTCTCAATCATCAGAGTGCTACCAGACGCCGGACACACCCTTCGCAGGctgcgaagagaaagcgacgggcacggcgcgaagaaaggaGGAGTCGAACCCTCACGATGGCAGAAGCAGATCTAGAGCGTGGAGCCAGGTGACCGTTCTTTCTTTCCTCAATCGAAACAGACTTGAGGCTCGAAAGCAACTCAGGCTCAGGGAGAAGGCCGGCGGGATGAGTGGTAAGTCAGCGCGTAGCTCCAATCCGCTGTGCTTGTCGGGAGGAAAACAACAGAGGGCAGTGGAACGGAAAAAACAGACGAGAGGATGCCGTGGCCGGTAGAGGGGCTGATTCGCACGCACGAAGGTCCGCGAGCAGCAACCGACGGGGCTGGAAAAGCGGTGCCAAAAAGGATAAAatgcggaagaagaagagaaaaactaGAAGGCCATCAAGGGCGAAGGGATGTATGTCGGATTCTGGGCACGGTGACGGTGGTTTACAAAGAGACAAGAAACGTCTTCACGCAAGTCGGAAGAATTATGAGTGCCGATAAAATTTACGAGAGAAGGATACAAATAAGAAGAGACGTGCTGCTGAGGACAAATCAAAGGACGGACTCAGACCGAATCGAAGACAGGTTACGATACCGAGCGCCGACTTTGCATATGCAGAGGGCAAGCAAGGAAAGAGCGTGAGACAACATCACTCTTTCCTGAATTCACCAGCAGCAAACTAAGGAAAAATGACAATATGAATTCCCTCTGTAAAGAAACAAGATACAGGTTGTTCCATTCCTTCACGTTCATCATCTAGGCTCTTGGAGATTGTCAGCATGAAaacgcgcgacagcagcaTCCGCATGCAACACGTGTTTTTTCCGGCTGTGATCATCCATCCTGTCATCTACGTTCGTTGTTCGTTCGTTGTTAACTCCATAGTTTCGTCTAGCTTGATTCCTTTGCTTCGTTCCTCCATTCATTTTCTTTCGTTTTGAAAATCTGGCTTCCTCTTGGTTTCCACTGAGTCGCTGCACGTGTTCCACACTCGAGTCCTCAAATGTCGTGTGGCGTAATTGACACGTGCAAGCGTACCGCCGCAAATCGCTCGCTATTATTGGGAAAACGCGCGTTCTACAATCCCGGCGGTGAAAACAAATATCGCACTTCTGATGTTTGTACAGAATTGTTGTTTCCGTTTATCAGCTCCCTCTTCGTTTAACCGCTTGATGACGCACTGCTTTTAGCCGGGGGGGCTTCTACCGTCCTGCATGTAGTTGCCTCTAGATAGAGTTTCTTTGTTCTTGTGTTTTCTTGTTTTGTCTGTTTGTAACCCGCCTTTTTCTAGTGTCCCTGACTCCTGGGGTGGCTAATCTTCCCGCCTGCAGCCTTCGGTTGCATCGCTGGGCGCCTGTTTCCGTAGGGGCATGTGTCACCGTCGAAGTCTGTAGGGTTCCGAAACCTTTTCAGCCCTGCATTTTGCTTCGCATGCGCGCACTTTAGGGGAATTGAAACGCGGGTTCTCTCGTGTTAGTGTATGCTGCGAGGTGTAGTGTAGGCATGGCTTTTCCTTCACATTAGGAGAGAGTTTCGTCTGCATCGGCTTCCATATAGGTAACGCAGGCAAGAGCTGCACTTTTCCCCAGTGCTTAACAGCGTTACTTGCCTGTGTCGTGCTGCTTGCGCGTGCGGCAGAGGTTCATTGGAACAGCAGGACCAGTGTGTATGGGCAGTTCATGCTACATTCGTTCGTAGTCGCTGACTTGGAGAGCTTCGCCTCTGGGAAACATGTGCATCACCAGACTAAAGCTGCGACCCGCGAAGCTGACGGTTTAGGATATAAGAAAAATCGTGTCAGTGAGTGCACACCACGTCTCAGCACGCGCTCAGATGAAAAACATAGATCGTGAAACGCTACATGTTCAGTATCGGGTGTTCAGGATGAGTTGGACATACAGTTACATGAGCAACCGGACAAGCGCGTATCTCACGTGTCTCCAGCATCGTGCCTAGCCAGAGGCGCACGTTTTTCTGAAAAAAggcctttttttcttcagaATAGTCAGCGTTCGAGGAATCGCCGCTGGTAGCCCAAGCTTGCACTGCCGCCGGGTAGTTCCGAGCCATCGAGAAGAGCTCCTTAGCGAAAAAGCAGAACTGAGACGGCGCCACTCTATGTAGGCGAACTGCAGGTAGTGAGGCAGCCTGACAACACCTATCTTTGCGACTCCTGGTATCTCGCGATGGAAGAAGAGACTGATATTTCCAACACCCACAAAATCGGAGATACTGAGAGCTTGGGCTCAACGGTCCTAGGCTATACTTCTTTGGGTTGTTAGTAGCGAGCGGCCTTCGGTTGACCCCACCCGAGGAGATCTGCTTCAGGACGAGCTTGGCAGAGGCCCGCTCATTCTTCGCGACGGATACATCCCCAAGATCTGCAACTTCTAATCGAGAATCTTAGGCGCGGATCCACTATTGCAACAGAACGGGAGCAGCAGCCTCACTCCACGGGGGGACGGTGCACCCAGACATTCCGGTGTTTGGTTTTCGGCCCTCGATATAAATGCCTGAGTATCGTGGTAGTGTATCCGTCTCGTTACATGTATACACGCCTTACTAGGCGGCTTGGCTCGAGAAGGCCTACAGACCTGCTATAAATTCCTAATGTTTGAATGCATACACCATCTCGGCCTCGCAAACGGCAAACCGTGGTTCGCGTCGGCGGCAACTTTGCGTAGGTGAGCAGGACAAGGCCGAACTGAAATCGATTTGTCAAATTGTGGAACAGAGAGGCTCAGCGAGTGTGCAAGGGAAAAATGCATTCTCGCTATCGACAGTTGACCGGCTTAGATATTATCGACGACAGGGACAAACTGCATTGACAGGCGCCGTGTGCCAACAACACACACACTGCATCGTTCGAGTCGTTACCTGCCGATATGGGCCCGGGAGAGGAAGATGACGAAGAAGTGGAAAACGCAAGAGTGAAGCGAAGGGGATCGCAACAGTTCAGCGAGCACACGCTGAGCGAGCGCTGTAGAAGGCACACACAACATGGAAGCACGCTCAAGACACATGCATTTGCTGCATGCGGAAGCTCGGTAAAATATCGGCATAGCATGGAAAAGGAGAATCAGATACGTAACAGATTTTCTACCTCCGAGGAAAATGATGGACTGCGCTACTTGTTTTTTACGAAATACGTTCTTGGCAGTCATTTTTGGCCGAGGCTTATGCGCATTTCCGTTCTCTGTGTTCACTGGCTTCACACACATGCAGCCAAGACATCACCGCCGGCATCTGTTTCGATGCTCACCCTGGTTGGATAATTTGGTTCCCGGCTTCTCTATTACGTTGGCTAATTCCCTTTTTGCATCATCACTGATACTCGCTCATGCTGTGTCCTATCTCTTCTTCCCTAAGTCTTGTAGATTTGTGAATCTCGCTGTCGATACTGTGTGCATCAACCGGTTCTCTAACGTCTTTTGTTTATGAATCAGTATGAATGCTTCTCGATCGCTTCTTCATTCCTCAGGCCTCTttcccctcccctccctcaCCGTTCGTTGCTTTTGTCAGCATCCGTCCCTTTGGATATCTGCGATGGAGTTCTTTTCTTGGCATCATGATTGCTTCTCGTTTCCTTCAGTGTCGGTTCgtccttttctttttttcttttcttcttccgtatattctctctcttgtctccGCCTATTCCGTGACGTCTTTCACTCGCGGCAGTAGGTCGTTCAGACACGCCGACTTTTCATCGTCTCACGTATGCCTGCCAGCTAGCGACGCATGGAacgcctcgctgctttcGTCCTTTGCACGATATCTACTGTCTTTCCGCTCCTCTCCACCTGGACTGTCATTTCTTGCACCCTTTAGACATGGCGCATTTCCTCTAGAGATGCAGCATTCGTCGTCGGTCTTCTGTGCGCCTCGGAGTGCTGTAGTATCGAGACACCTCGATCCTCACAGGAAGGCAAACCGAAATCTCGCCAGTGGGGAGGCGTCCACTAGGCGaacagaggcgctgcgggcgaccTCGTCAGCACTCCTTACTTCAGACTCCGTCCCAATttcttctgcggccttctctctgcttccaCATGTAGGctcgagaaggagacagcggaggtTCGCGAGCGACAGACTGCCCTCGCTCGCTCCATTTTCGCGGCTCTTATCCTCTCGTCACGCTCTCCCGAGCCACGCTCGAAGCCCATtcgccgcggaagcagaaGCAATATATCCACCTTTCCAGGGTTTTGGGCTCAAAGGAGAACGCGGGAGCGCAGCCGGCCCCCTCGTGACGCGACCAGTTTCACGAGAGAGGGCACACACGGCCGGAAAAGAAAATGAAGCCGAAGAAGATCGAAACTCAGGTCGAGGCGATCGGCGAGGCACTGAAAGGCAGCTGGAAAAAAGCAGAGTCCACGGTGGCGCCGTGGATGCTGGGCGCCAAAGAACGAGCGTCCTGCCGGAGACTGGCGAAGATCCTCTTCTGCCGCGACTGGACAACTTCGGCTTTTTCACTGGGCCTGTTCCAgcttcgcagcgcctcagcCTTTCGATGCAAGATCTGAAGACGTTCTGCCGCGACCACGCCATTGTCGTACCGGTAAGGTCAACTCCCACCTCTGCTACGCAAACGTTAGGCAGCGGAACTTCGCTCTCAATCGAGGGCACTTTTGTTCCACTCTACACAGTGGCGAGCAACGTGAATCTTCACACattcgtgtgtgtgtgttcgcGCCTCTGTAGATTAACCCGTTCCTTCTTTGTTTGACAATATCACCAtttcctcgcaggcggcggagctgtACGGCGGCCTCAAAGGTGTCGTGGACTTCGGCGCGGTCGGTCATTTGCTCGTTCAGAACATCCGCCGCGCACtttccgcgttttttctccgcgatgcatgcgccgaATGCGAGCCGGTCTGCCCCTCTGGGGACGTCGAGTCTGAGAActggagggggaggggggcaggCGAGCAGGCAAGTCTGGACCAAGCAGCCCTGCCTCtgctccttcctcgctcgccccCGCGACTCACGCTCGCCCTCGACCTCCCGCGCTTTCAGCAGACGCGGCACAGCGTCatcgggaggcggcgcgcggagaccgcgaagtccttccgcgcagcgcgcgccgaagaagaggacgcctcAGGAGACAGACTCGCGGGaacggcgggcgaggacgcgacAGTCGCAGATGAAGCTCCACCGGCCGCGCCACAGGACAGTGTcacagagagagcggacgcgcagcagcgcgcctccgcgggctcaGGCGCTACAGGTGAAGGCGTGTTTGCATATCTGCAATCCGAGGCGAAGCCAagcccgcgcctgccgcagcttgGCCCTATTTTCTTCGTCGAAACGGCGTGCCTGGGCCCCGCGGCGGTCTGGGAGGGCAGCGGACACGCACGCCATTTCGTCGACCTGGTTGTCTCCTGCAGAGACTCCGGGAGACTCTTCAGGTAAACAAAGACTTGCAAAGCAAGGCGAAGAACCCGAAAaacggagacaggagagagagaagcaggcTGAAGCCTCGCAGACAGAGATAAGGGACCCcaagcgcgcaggcgagcgaatACGACATAGATACAACGtccatgtatatatatgtctttATATGCATGGGTTTTCATTCGTGCCTATATGCATGCGTTTGCGAGAATCTACACAGGCTGTCCTGTGCCTGCGGCGTCCTGTGTGTGCTTCAGAGTTGATGCGCTGGCATACCGTCAAAAGGGCAATGCCGAGGCCTACGAAGTCTCTTTGTTAGACGAATCTCCACTGGGGAGGAAGTTGAAGCAGGGCGATGCTCAACGCGAATccaaggcgagagaggcgagtgAGAGAAGTCGAGGTGACCGAGCAGACCGGGAGGGTGCGGAAACGGGCGAACGCGtccacgcaggcgaggcatcTTCCCAGTCAAGGTTGCCGAGCTCAGTGCATTCATCGTGGCGGCCTCTCACTGAGGTAAACCCATTCTCGATGTCGCTGCCGTTTGCTCACCAACCAGTGCGCTTCCCGGGCtgttcttttttttctggaAGCGACAGTTTGATGTGGCTTTGATGTcaaggagcataggagatgctacacgcctcAATTGGTACTGCATCGATGTACGTGTCGTAGAAACATGCTAGTTATGGAGAGACACTGACGAATGTCgttctgcgtgtctcttgtTGTATTCACTGCGTCGACATGTCGTCATGCCGCTGGCTCCCACGCACCTCCGCTGTTCGTTCTTCAGGCTCCTCGGGAAATCTTCCGCCACCTCCCGTCGCCTGTCACTGGTCAGTCCAAGCTGTTCCACGAGGCGTTCTGATGCGGTGTAGCCTCGAGCTGTGAATACGGCGGCTGAATTGTCGGGCAAAAGGATGGAAGGCGAACACACATGGGAAAGTCAATCGAGCAGCGTAGCTCTTGGGCACCCGCAGCGGACCTCTGACTTGCGGCAGCCTGAAAAGACGAGGGAAACAGTGGCAGGAAAAGTTCTCCGGGGCCGTGTTAGCTTTAGTTGTTATCTGATgggtattgcatgcctggtgacttatactatgattcttattaatgggagcacagttctctgggtatccaatccagtgctctgccttgggcattgaaactaacccacagttcaacctTGTATTATAAATTCCAGTAGTTTTGTTCTCCGAGATCTGCTGCGAGGCAGTGCTTCGCAGAAACCAGctgacgcgagagagaataACTAGAGTCCTGCGCCCGCTCTctcgtgtttttttttccagggcgcgtcggcgctctTTCTACGCCTTTTCACCGGAATTTGATGCTtcagacgcgcctcgcgcgtttcCCCTCGTGCCAGGACAGCGACACACACAACGGAGAGGCATCCGCAGGAGGCTCAGAATGTGTTGAGGGAGAAGCCGAGACTTCGCAAAAGACAGAGTCTCCGTCAACGAAGAGGGGAAAAGGAGCGAGCCGCAAACAAACACACACGTCCTCGTGgaccgaagacgaggagagcaTCGGCGTCTTTAGACCAGAAACTGCGCAGGTCAGGCGGAGCACGCAGGACTGAGGACGAACGCATAGCCGCGATTCAAGCAACAGGAGAGACTCAGTATTCTTCCGTGTGCCATCACGCGTTCTGCAGGCCTGCGTGGTGTTTCAGCTGCTCGTCTTTGCTCTCGTATTATCTCTTTGTTCCCAGTCGCTGCGCTTCGGTTGCAGGTCTGGCGCCATCTTGAGGCCGCGCGGTACCCccctgtgtctcctctctctcttgttgATGTTTCCCGCTGTGGAGAGACGGCATCCCGATTCGTTTCCTCCTCCTGTTCGTTTCTCCTTCTGCCTAGTTCGGCTGTTTCGCTTCGTTTCAGCTGGAGCGCTCCGGAGCCTGtctttgtctctctgtcCACGCcgtccgcttcgtctgcttttTGGACCGTGCttcccctcttcttctttcgtATTCTTTCTTTGTCTGTCGCGACTCCATTCTTCCGGGTGTCCCTGCGCTGATCGGTTTCCCTTCAGGGCCTGTTTGTTTCGTATCGCAAGCTGCTTCCTCCGttcctcgcgccgtcgcttcctTTCGGCACTGCGCAAGAAGGACGTGCGTGGCGGAACGAGCTGATCTCCTCCTCTCGATTTctcttccgccttcgcgagTTTCGACAATTCGAGATCGAGTAAGAAATGCGTTCTTTGTTCGAGTGTGAAGAGAGGGCTTGCGCCTGTGTGATGGAGGCCTTCGCGCAAAGCCCACGGGCTTCCatctagggtttagggttcagggCCATTAGAGCTTATAAGGCGTAGTCGCGAAGGGTCAGCCCGCCCACGGCTCACCTCACTGCTGTGTGCTCTCCCGTGGATTGACTCCTGTACGCGAGTAatcgggcgcctgcgcattTATTCAGGTACTTTTTTGACGCTAGTAAGACAGAGGGCCTCGACGTGCTGAATTCATGGCTCCATGAGCTTTCTAGGTTCTTCGCTGCCATTGGTACGCCTCGAAATCGCGTGTTCACAAGGGCCTCACACACTCGCCGACGCCAAGCAAATACCTGAgttcttcctctgcagagccgcgccctcccgtgtgcgctgcgtttttcttcgcctcttcttgtAGACCTTGATCTTTCTTTCGTGTCGAAGAAGGCGCATTCCTGCGTTCCTACGTCGACAGGCTTTGTCACCCAACGTCCATTTGGCCTCCTGCTGCCGTCCCTTCGTTGTAGCGTCGCTCCTGTTGTTCGATTGGACTGGATACACCTTACGGCCTCACACGACATGTTTACTGTTTCCGCTTTTTTCACTCTGCGTCAGGGCTGCCTGCCGATCTCCTGAGCGCGGCAGAGCAAGGCGAGAAAGACCGCGCGCACTACAGCTCCCGGAGCGTCGACGTTTCCTTCCGTTTCCCCTTTGGCGTCGCGGAGCTTTGTGGCCTCGCTCTGAGAGGCGACTATGACCTCAGAGCGCACCAGACGGTGAGCGGCAtacaggcgaaggcggcgctggcgatgCGCGAAAGGAGAGCGGCGGTCTCTGCGTGACAGGGCGTCCGGCGACCGGGGGCTGCCGCCACATGCTGCCGGTGCCTCGTGCGACAGTTGACTTTTAAAATAGTCATCAGTGACCGCTGTACACACAGTAGCcgtttgtgtgtgtggcgACGCGCCCACGCAGCAAGGGCTTCATCTCTTCGTGTTTGGTGAAAAGTGCATTTCCTTCTTGCGTGTTGGCAAGACTTCACGCTGCATGAGAGCTCTCTGTGTTTCGCCCAGCACTCCGGCCAGAGTCTGGCGCTCCCAGCGGAAAGCGGTTCGTCTTcagccggcgcctctgtggCATCTTCCCCTTGCCGTGGTGGAAGCCTTCCGCACGTTGTAGAGCCTTCGCTTGGACTGGAGAGGTGAGTTGCgtgggaaggggggggggggcggggaaCATCAGTCGAAGCCCGCGAGTTTAGGGTTCAGGCCAGACGTAAACGGATGTATTATTTTTGTCTTGTTACTAGGTAGCGTGCTATATGTACATATCGGTATGCGGTAATCATATGAAGTGTTCGCCGttcgcgaagcagagagccaAGCGTGACCCCGAACCTAACCCACTGCATGCCCTGCGGGAACTGAAGCATTTGCCTGGAAACCACAGATGgaaagaggcagaggaatAGCACCTCTGTGAGTTTAGTCGAACTGACGACTCAGACTCAGTGGGTCTGGGGACCCGTGGAGACCGGCGTCTCCCTGCGTGTGTAGCCACAGTAGCACGAGCACTCAGTCCCCGGGTTTTGGCTTGCCTGTCATTTTTGTTTCTCAGGCTAATTCTTGCTCTCTTGTCATCGTCCTTTGCGCGCGACGTCGTCAACGGCAAGCCGCGTACCTTCCTGAATCTGCATCCCGGCTTGGTAAGGACAGCTCGCACTTTCCGAATGAAGTTGCCCAGTTACTGTGGACGCAAAAGAAtgagagcgaggcgggcgtACCCAACTACGCTCTCCCGCCTGTGTATTCACGGCAGCGTCTCCCTAGGCCGGCGCCCGAATTTGCAGCGAACTCGGTGGTTCCCTTCCTCTCTTGTGTCTCGCTCATCTCGCCTTGGCCTTTTGCTCTCgtgccctctgcgcgctAGCGCTGGATTGCTGCTTCGTATCTGGTCCATCTCTGCGCGATGGCGTCCTTCAGGGGTGCTACCTGTGTGCTGTTACGAACCCTAAGCTACCTTAGTGCTCAGAAAGGGTTTGCGGTCACACACGATTTGCATGTTGAACGCTGCTCTCTGGTTCCGCACAGCGCCATGCGTATGCGGGCGTGTTCACCTCTGCTGTTTTGTTCACCTACGCTCAGGCTCCGTTCCAGGCGGCAGTCTTTCCTGTCGTCACCAATGTGATAGAGTTGACCGAGCAAGGTAGGAGGGCGGTGGATGAAAATAAACAGCGTTGGTGCGGGCAGGGTCTGCTCGAGAGAGGGTAGAAAAGGGGTGCGCAATACAGGCCCGAAGGACAGCTCTGAGTCGAAGCCGCTCTGGCATTTGCCCCACGCGCATTCTCTGCCATTTCTGTCTCCCCTCGGCTACTTGCGAATAGCTCGCAATTTTTCCTGTCTTCTAGGGTCCTAGGTCTGCCCCTTTGCTACAATATGGGGTTTTGGTTGGGTGCGCAATCCTCGCACAAGCTCGCGCTTGAGTGTGCGAGGCT is a window encoding:
- a CDS encoding hypothetical protein (encoded by transcript BESB_012750), with the translated sequence MQHSSSVFCAPRSAVVSRHLDPHRKANRNLASGEASTRRTEALRATSSALLTSDSVPISSAAFSLLPHVGSRRRQRRFASDRLPSLAPFSRLLSSRHALPSHARSPFAAEAEAIYPPFQGFGLKGERGSAAGPLVTRPVSRERAHTAGKENEAEEDRNSGRGDRRGTERQLEKSRVHGGAVDAGRQRTSVLPETGEDPLLPRLDNFGFFTGPVPASQRLSLSMQDLKTFCRDHAIVVPAAELYGGLKGVVDFGAVGHLLVQNIRRALSAFFLRDACAECEPVCPSGDVESENWRGRGAGEQASLDQAALPLLLPRSPPRLTLALDLPRFQQTRHSVIGRRRAETAKSFRAARAEEEDASGDRLAGTAGEDATVADEAPPAAPQDSVTERADAQQRASAGSGATGEGVFAYLQSEAKPSPRLPQLGPIFFVETACLGPAAVWEGSGHARHFVDLVVSCRDSGRLFRVDALAYRQKGNAEAYEVSLLDESPLGRKLKQGDAQRESKAREASERSRGDRADREGAETGERVHAGEASSQSRLPSSVHSSWRPLTEAPREIFRHLPSPVTGRVGALSTPFHRNLMLQTRLARFPSCQDSDTHNGEASAGGSECVEGEAETSQKTESPSTKRGKGASRKQTHTSSWTEDEESIGVFRPETAQGLFVSYRKLLPPFLAPSLPFGTAQEGRAWRNELISSSRFLFRLREFRQFEIEYFFDASKTEGLDVLNSWLHELSRFFAAIGLPADLLSAAEQGEKDRAHYSSRSVDVSFRFPFGVAELCGLALRGDYDLRAHQTHSGQSLALPAESGSSSAGASVASSPCRGGSLPHVVEPSLGLERLILALLSSSFARDVVNGKPRTFLNLHPGLAPFQAAVFPVVTNVIELTEQARRLRSQLRARGFSVLWDFSSASIGRRYRRADELGVPFCFTLDHRSLKDGTVTVRWRNSAEQRRLKWGDAERFLKERVQLRFQDFVPVPPLSQKEDHAVNSDEHAEPKHNIR